ATATACAGGTTCTACATTTAAAAAAGCTAGAAGATATGGATTTTCTATCTTAGAAACTGGGAAAGAATTCTCAAAAGGTAAAAAAAGAACTACAGCACCTGGGCAACATGGTGCAAGAAGATCAAAACTTTCAGGTTATGGTCAACAAATGCAAGAAAAACAAAAAGTTAAATTCATGTATGGTTTAACTGAAAGACAATTCAGAAACACTTATGCAAGAGCTAAAAAAATTAAAGGTATTACAGGAACAATTTTCTTACAACAATTAGAATCAAGATTGGATAACGTAATTTACAGAATGGGATTATCATTAACAAGACAAGGTGCAAGACAATTAGTTTCACACGGTCATATTTTAGTTAATGGTCAAAAATTGGATATTCCATCATATTCAGTAAAAACTACAGATGTTATTTCAGTTAAAGACAAAATGCAAAAAAATGACAAAATCGTTGAAGCATTAGCATCAAATGCAGCTACAGTAGAATTTGTTAAATTTGATAAAGCAAAAATGACTGGTTCATTAGTTAGATTACCAGAAAGAAAAGAATTAAACCAAGAAATCAATGAAGCGTTAATCGTTGAATGATACAACCGTTTAATTAAATAATAAAAAAAATAGATTAAAATCTATTTTTTTTATTATCTAATTACCTTATTTTCAATGAGATCTATTATTTTTGAAGGTTTCGAAATTAGTTCCCCATCCCAAAATACTTCACTTACTTTTATATTAAATAATCTAAATTCTTCTAATTTAGTTAAAAAAGGATTTCCAGAGTAATTAACACTTGTTGAATAAATTAAACCAACTCTATTTATTATCTTTTTTAAATCTTTTCTTTTAACCATTCTTAACGCAATTGAACTATTTTTAGTTTTTAAAATTTGTGTTATTGGTTCTTTGCTCTTTGTATTTTTTTTAAATTGCTCAGTAATTTTAACTAAATTTTTAATTTGAGATAATTTTGAAAATAAAACTATTAGTTTTTTAGATTGGTCTGATTTTTTAATTAGATTTATTTGCTTTTCATTTTCCTCATTAAAAATCGCACTTAAACCATATATTGTATCTGTTGGTAATATTACAACTTTATTTTCTTTTAAAAGAGTTGTAGCTAATTTAATTTCTTTACTTTTAAGCATTATTTTCTTTTTCTCTGATAATTGTAAACTGAGTTTAGAACAGTTGATTCAGGAGCTCATTTTGTAATTCATTTAATAAATTTATTAATTTTACCAGTAACAATATAATTTTTTCTTTTTGTGTTTAAGCCAGAATATAAACTCTTTCTTGCATATACATTTGTTTTCATTACTTTAACATTTGATTTATATTTTGCTTCATTTTGATTACTACTTCTATTTCAAAAGTCAGTCTTTAAAGGACCTGGGCATAAAGTTATTACTCTAACTTTTGATTTAGTTTTTTTAAGTTCTGTATTTATTGCTACACCTAAACTTCAAACATATGCTTTTGAAGCATAATAACTTGAAAAAACTGGTGCAGGTGTAAATGAAGCCATTGAACCAATATTTAAAACTCTACCCTTATCTTTTTCTTTAAAATATTCTACAAATAACTTAGTTAAGATGTGCAAAGTTTTAATATTTAAGTCTATCATATTCATTTCTTGTTCTAAATCAGTTTGATCAAAATATCCCC
This sequence is a window from Spiroplasma diminutum CUAS-1. Protein-coding genes within it:
- the rpsD gene encoding 30S ribosomal protein S4 — protein: MSRYTGSTFKKARRYGFSILETGKEFSKGKKRTTAPGQHGARRSKLSGYGQQMQEKQKVKFMYGLTERQFRNTYARAKKIKGITGTIFLQQLESRLDNVIYRMGLSLTRQGARQLVSHGHILVNGQKLDIPSYSVKTTDVISVKDKMQKNDKIVEALASNAATVEFVKFDKAKMTGSLVRLPERKELNQEINEALIVEWYNRLIK
- a CDS encoding L-threonylcarbamoyladenylate synthase, with translation MLKSKEIKLATTLLKENKVVILPTDTIYGLSAIFNEENEKQINLIKKSDQSKKLIVLFSKLSQIKNLVKITEQFKKNTKSKEPITQILKTKNSSIALRMVKRKDLKKIINRVGLIYSTSVNYSGNPFLTKLEEFRLFNIKVSEVFWDGELISKPSKIIDLIENKVIR
- a CDS encoding SDR family NAD(P)-dependent oxidoreductase, whose protein sequence is MKKNKNKEAFAIVTGASKGLGYSYCEELLKLGYNVIGVARDTESLKNLQEKYVDLKVESWNIDLSNPEGATNLYEKAKNFDIEILINNAGYGVWGYFDQTDLEQEMNMIDLNIKTLHILTKLFVEYFKEKDKGRVLNIGSMASFTPAPVFSSYYASKAYVWSLGVAINTELKKTKSKVRVITLCPGPLKTDFWNRSSNQNEAKYKSNVKVMKTNVYARKSLYSGLNTKRKNYIVTGKINKFIKWITKWAPESTVLNSVYNYQRKRK